A genome region from Penaeus chinensis breed Huanghai No. 1 chromosome 15, ASM1920278v2, whole genome shotgun sequence includes the following:
- the LOC125032726 gene encoding sushi, von Willebrand factor type A, EGF and pentraxin domain-containing protein 1-like has translation MFSGTTWVMDDPDFECWKVAEEPPETIIDARLEGTDPPYWKTVTLNYTCDDGYLSTEGEKRTSVTYNGTAWEMENPGFTCWKVASEPPRNITDAALEGPDPPYWKTVTLNYTCIDGYLSAEGEKWTNVTFDGTSWVLSDPDFACLIACPAPPAPEAYVRRNYTGKGIDGDIAVYVCAGMFDCGNDTIEVTCSTGNWSLDVLPECGKEGEIGKRGEIGEIEMGDNEVK, from the exons ATGTTCAGTGGGACGACCTGGGTGATGGACGACCCCGACTTCGAATGTTGGAAAG TGGCCGAGGAACCCCCCGAGACTATCATCGATGCCAGGCTGGAAGGAACTGACCCCCCTTACTGGAAGACAGTGACCCTCAACTACACGTGTGACGATGGCTACTTATCCACTGAGGGGGAGAAGCGGACCTCTGTCACTTACAATGGAACAGCTTGGGAGATGGAGAACCCCGGATTTACATGTTGGAAGG TTGCTTCCGAACCCCCAAGGAATATTACCGATGCTGCGCTAGAAGGACCTGATCCCCCATACTGGAAAACCGTTACCCTAAACTATACGTGCATTGACGGTTATTTATCGGCCGAGGGGGAGAAATGGACCAATGTTACCTTTGATGGGACGTCTTGGGTACTGAGCGACCCGGATTTCGCTTGTTTGATAG CATGTCCAGCCCCGCCCGCACCTGAGGCGTACGTCAGGAGGAACTACACAGGGAAGGGTATAGACGGCGACATAGCTGTATACGTCTGCGCAGGGATGTTCGACTGTGGTAACGACACGATTGAGGTCACATGCTCGACCGGGAACTGGAGTCTGGACGTCCTGCCGGAGTGTggtaaggaaggagaaataggtaAAAGGGGTGAAATAGGTGAAATAGAAATGGGTGATAATGAGGTGAAATAA